The Medicago truncatula cultivar Jemalong A17 chromosome 7, MtrunA17r5.0-ANR, whole genome shotgun sequence genome includes the window tgaCAATTACTAagttcaataaataaaagacagagaattaagagagagaaaaatacaaaataaagagaaagaatGATCAAATGTACATAGGTAAATCAGTCCAAGCACCAGAAACATGACCATTGTCACAAACATAAGTACAAACAACAGGTTCACGATCATCATGCCAGTGTAGTTTTATATTGCATATATAGTAAGATATACAAATTAATTAGTAAAGAGCCAGCCAGGTAAAAATGGTTTCAAATTGATATTTATAAGATATATTAGAATGTGTTAGCATGAGCCACCAACATCTTGATGAGTAGCACCAAGTTCTGTTATGCTACAACCTTTTAAAATCATAACAGTAAGCCATTCATTAAACCCATATTtccatttcaaaattttgttaaatcaaaCATAGATGAAAACATCCCTAAAACATGCAAAGAATCAAAGGCGATCTAACGTACCAAAGGCGATGAATCTCAAGTGCTTAAATGGCGCATAGAACGACCACTGCGGCTTCGATTCAGCATGTCAGTAGCACGAACTCAAAAAGAGATAACATATCCAAGAGAACGGAGGAAGCACTGTGAGGAGAGAGACAAGCACCGTGATACACCTCGAAGAACCGCAAGAACTGTAATACTTTGGGTGCTATCACCTGTCTCTACAAAGACGCACACACGCCACGGCACCAATAGGTATTTTCcacaaatttatgagttatgcTCCAACCAGCTCAAGCCAGTTGTTTTCTTCACTCCCTGTTTTCTCATTGTATCCCTAACTTTGTCTCCCTCCTTCCATCTACCAGCAGAAGCATATATGTTAGAGAGCAACGCATAATTTCCAGAATTATGTGGCTCAACCTTGAACAGTTTAGCTGCAGCAAGCTCCCCGAGTTCCACTTGTTTATGAATGCTAGTAGCATTTAAAAGAGATCCATAAATTCCTGCATGGGGTTCCATCGGCATGCTTTGAATTAATTTCATAGCTTCTTCCAATCTACCAGCTCGACCCAACATATCAATCATACAAGCATAGTGATCTACATCGGGAAATTTGATTGATTCAAAAAGTCTTTGACCTTCATCCAATAATCCGGCATGACTGCATGCAGTTAGTATAGCAATATAAGTTATGCGGTCTGGTTCAATACCGTCTTCTTTCATTTTTGACAGCAGCTCGATGCTTTCCATTCCATGCCCATGCTCTGCAAACCCGGAAATCAATGTGTTGTAGGAAACTAAATCTCTTGTTGCCATTTCTTGAAATATTAATACAGCATCTTGCATGCTCCCACATCGTGAGTACATGTTAATCAAAGAGTTGTATACTGAAATGCTAATCTGGATGTGATTTACTTTGAGGATGCTCACAGCCCAATTACCCAAACCTAGTTCTCCAAGGTGTCCACAAGCCGAAAAAACACTCACCATAGTCACCTCATCTGGTTTTCTCGAATCTTCACTAGAGATCATTTCCTCGAATAGCTTGATCGCCTTGAATGACTCACCATTTTGAGTATAACCTGCAATCATTGAATTCCATGAGACAGTATCTCGCTGTGGCATCTTATCAAAGAGGTGTTTTGCCGAAGGTAAATCCCCTACTCTTGCATATGCAGAAATCATGGCATTCCATGGAACAGAACTCCTATACTTATACACACCCAATTGCTCAAAAATCTTGTGTGCTGCCTCAAGGTTCCCACATTTCGCATGCATATCAAGCAGAGCTGTCTTGACAAAATAATTTGGGCGGAAACCCACTTTGTCGTCTAGCTTTCTGACAATCGACTCTGAAAGACAAGGGTCACCAAGAGATGAACAAGAAGATATGACAGTTGCCCATGTTGTTTCGTCTGGTTGGACATTTCCAGGGCTAAGCATGTCATTGAACAATCTTATAGTTTCTTCTGGTGCTCCCCCTTGAGCATACCCTGATAGCATTGCATTCCAAGATACCACACTTCTTTCTGGCATTTTGTCAAAATACATCCTTGCAGTCTTCAAATTCCCCTTCTTTGCATGTCCAGTAATCATGGTGGTCCAAGTAATAACATTCCTACTTATTTCCTGGTCACCCATCACATGGAAAAGCGTACTTGCTTCCTCTTCATTCCCGCATTTCCAGTATCCAGATATCATCACATTCCAATCTGCAACAGTTCTATCAGGCATTTCATCAAATAGTTTCCTAGCAAACTCAATAGGTCCGTACTTGGCATATATGCCCAAGATTCCATTCCGAACATAATGATCACGATCATATCCTGATTTCAATACATGAGCAAGAAACAACATGCTTTCACTTCCAGCAGATTTCATCATAACTGAATAGAAAGATGCATTGGGCTTTATGTCACAGTGTTGCAGCATATGCTTAAAGAGAGAAACAAATACTTGTGAGTGAACACCAATTTGGGAATAGTATTTGAGCATAAAGGTGAAGACACGTACATCAGGATGTGTTGCAGCATGAAAAATGTGGCAGGTGTAGCTTGAGGGTGCAAGGAAGCGAGTACATTGGGTAAGGAGGAGCACCACCCAGTGGTTTTGGTGGTGCAGGGAGTGGTGTACCAACTATGCATGGAGTTGCCTCAGACCATGGAGATTGGTTATTTTGCTTACAATGTTTGACATGCCTCTGCAAAGTAGCAATGCAACTATGCACAATTGTAACAAACTTAACATACAAACATGTTCCTCAACCAAAAAGGTGGTTTAGCTCATAAAATAAAGTTGATCAATTCTCTCTATTTACtctaattttcaattaaatattattattgcaCATCTTATCCTATCAACAAACTTAAATCACCAAATCTAAATTCAACATGCATATTTAGAATACTCTTGTTTTAATTTCTTACGAACCAAATCATCAATTTCATTgtcaacaatattttttggtgGCAATATTTTTTCATTGCCACCAAATCtatttactctatttttttttcttttaatccttcaaaaaaaaaatattttttcttttaaagaattatGGCTACAAAATATGAATCTGATATTATAAGCATCAATAATAAATACatgggttaaataagtaaatggtccccctaaatatatcaacatttgattttagtcccctaAAATATTCCTTagacttttggtccctctaaaatttttcatACATGTAATTAGTCCCTATTTTTTAGTTAGCTCATGactaaatatcatattttttaatgaaatttttcatAAATGAGTAGAACATTGTGACAatctctcctaaaaaaattagatttttttaacaaaacatgaattagatatgaatttttatgtttttggtgctaaaaaattcatattgaattcatgttttgtttaaaaaaaaaaaaaaatcatatctaattcatgttttgttaaaaaattctaattttttttatctatttctagaaaatttcattaaaaaatatgaaggttaGACATGAGTTGACTAAAAAGTAGGGACTAATTTTATGGATGTAAAACTTTGGAGGGaccaaaatcttaaaaaatattttaggagaactaaaatcaaatgttgataTATTTAGGACAACCATTTACATATTTAACATTAAATACAAAGTGCAAAAATTCAGGATTAGGATCATTAGGCCGTAAGGGATgacaaatttcaaaaatcaagactATAATGATTTAGTAGATACTCACactgtttcaaaatgaatgtcgtttaaggtttttacACACATAATCTCCCTCTGTCCTTATATCTAAGCACCCATgtgactttatttttgtccctaaatgtaaatccattttcaaattattagatgcatttattatttttttcctaaacagaTCCCTAAGTAGtactactaacttgtcttgaaatatgaaaaattaaattaaatacacataaaaacaaaggcaatttggtaatattaacacacaaaacagacacattaattacattgacaacttttcttaaaaaatgtgtaAAATGCAAAGGGGGTttacatatagggacggagggagtattaagaaatgcattaatcaaaagaaagagagatgttattttatcaaattatcctaataaattattggtttgtttttcattaaagaaaaaataatactttagaagtagtgtatatagtattaattgaaggatgtaattgaaaaaaaagaagttattattgcattagaaactgaaagtgacatttattttgataaacttttttttagctaaaatgACACTCATTATGAAATAGGGAGTATGATTTTTATCGgagattttaatttgtttcaaaaaacaattattttattatccTTACTAATTGATATGATTGCACATTTATTTCTATGTTAATCTTAacgattttatttttgtatatgattattgtttttgggatattttttttagggaaattttTGGGCTATTTGTATGTATAGTTATCCAATTTTGTTGTTCATTATTATACTCGAGGAAAATTCAATGCATTGTATAGAACGATAATATCATAATAGTAAAATGGGTCGGATTGCACCATTTAGCCGGCCTTTTTTAGTGAGGTGAGTTGGAATTTTAAGCATGTCACTAGTAGGGTATTCACATTGTCTAATTCGCTAATTGACTAGGTGGGTTGGAATCTTGCATTATCAAATACAATTATGCAATCATTTTAAGAAAGTTGACATtactatattaatttattttttttaatctttgatAGATAAGATTTAATTTCTCTTGTATgtccattttcaactaaaatataatttgttttgttttgaaaattatcccaatttattggataataaatatcatcaatatttttaatattagtcagacacattattagaaataaagggtcaaaaaaatatcaaaaatttcttcgataatattttttttacacatgatACAAAAACCCTTAttaagaaaattcattttttttatagggagtGTGTATATAGAAATAGTTTTGCTGTGTGGTACATATAGCAAATCACGTTAAAAAGGCCAAAAACATTATCAGATTTCAGCTCAGCCCTTCATCATGTGAATGTTTGGGGCCTTTATGTTAACTTTGTTTTAGATACTCCCATAAactaaatatttctatatacacctcctccataaaaaaaaaatgagccCCCTACCGACATGGGTCCTAGGCCGTCGCACCCCGGCAGCAAAACTAAATATTCTTGTTAgcatcaaatatatatatatatatatatatatatatatatatatattttagagtaatcaaaattaaatttattgttgttttagttttatgGGCAAAATTTTATAAGATAGCTTTCCGATTTTAGGAAATGAGTTCTGGTAGTTCGAAGTTCAGTGTTGAGATAAGTATAGAccaatcaattattatttttttgggatCGAACTCATTTATTTTGAAGGATTCATCATTTGGTTAAACTCTTTTCGCTTGTATTGGAAAACAAATACTCGCTCATTTTGTTGGTTTCTAGTGATTCACCAAAACGCGAACatcctcacttttttttttttttacaacgcTGTCGTTTAGCTTGCACCAATAGTAGTATTGGTCCATGCTTGATTAAAAAATACTGTAATTTTCAATGCGTTAAggtacaaatttcataaaaatttactaatTAAAGtccttaaataattttttagaagcatttGGTagcatttctttatttttaatggaactatgcaaaaaaaaataaataaataaaattggagAAGAACTATGCAATGTTAGTGAGTGTTGAAATGTAACATTGTTTTCAGCATTGAGAAGATTAAATGCTATCATATTTCACACATCGTCGgcatcttttgttttttgttttacagGGATATTGATGGAAATCAAATGTCATTGATGAGAGGGAAATTGTATGTTAAAAGGTTGAAGAGGAAAAACGGAGAACTTTTTTAATactattaatttgatttgacATCACATGGATATGATAATTATAAAGTGTACTAAATTGCTTTGTGAATCAGTTAtatcaaacaataaaatatcGAGTCCACCATCGACCAATACTTTTGTTGGTCCATTTTAGACGTGACCTTCTACCTACAACTTCACTTGTCAACATCTATATATCTTCCTCTCTGTGTCTTTGTTTACTCAATCCTCGAGACAAAAGGCATGAAGGATTTGATTTGGGAGAAGAGGTgaagatttattttaaaaattagacattataaaaaaaaaaaaggactaatgtttgtcatttcaattttaaaaaattaaaacatattttgaaatattgacTTAATCGTCTAAACCATCTCCTCCAAAATCCTCTCAAATAGACCTAAAGGGTTTGTTTAGAACCACAGATggacaaaggaaagaaagtCTATTGGTTTTTGTGCTTCCACAGTTTGGTTCTCTTGTAAACAGCTACGAAAAGAAAGATTTATGTGGATCCCATGCTTGGaggaaacaaattaaaaaatataaaaagaacaTATAAGTAAAACCAACCATCACTTTTtccattaaatattaaaataatgcatctaacatcatttattaaaatattcaaCTCACCGTGGAAGcacataaaattgatttgaggtGGAATTGATTTACATGCAtggaaaccaaaaacaaaaatttgaatgcTCCAAATGTACGTCCATGGCGGAATCAAATTCTCTCCATtaaatattctttcaatttttttttcttccatttttgatCTATACCATTCAAATACaacaatcactttttttttttcataatttaatttacattttctctctcatgtttAATTGTTGAGATTTAACTTAAAAGAATTTTCAACGAAGAGAATCCAAATCCATCGATGGCATATAGACGAGGTACCAAAGATAGGCATGATATTACATAAGTAATACTTAAATTTcccttagagtgtgtttggatgaggtaatttgaaaattttaaagaatttttaaattctaggcaatttacctcaaagtatttgaattctcTCATAACATTACATTTCCtcaacattacattacattctcacatccaaacaatggaattcacctcaaaatatttgaatttcctcataacattacattccctgaaaacattcccccatccatACACACTCTTAAAGAATTGTACATAATTTTTCCAACAATGAGAATTAGCCACCCTAGTAAATTACAACAAGTACTCACGTACAATTTTGGCAATATTAGTGTACATAGATACCACTAAACTAtcatcgtgagtttaactcaatgTATAATGTATGTAAGGTTCGacgttcgaaccccgaccaacataaaaaataataataccaCCAAACTGATAAACAACACTGCCAGTCCCAGTCGGCCACATTTGCCAAACAGAGAGTGAAAGGCGCAGAAGCAGGTTGCTGTCGCAGTATGTTAAATTTCAAACATTATGGATCACATTGGACCAATTATGTTTCCGATACCAACAAAAGTCATTTTTGACTTATTCTCTCCAATATTTAGTTCCGTTCTTTACTTTAATTTAAGACACTCTCTCCTTCAATCTTGAGTGCATGTGGCCTATTCAACAATATACATTCTCCTCtaagttgaataattttaaattttaccgTGACAAATTATTGCAAAGACTCAACTATCTATGTATCTATACATATCTATCTAggagtattattattttgtaaacTAAATTTGAGACTTTCTAATACTAAAATTTTGTTTGGGTGACACCTCTAGAAGCACTTCTTATACTCTTTTATAATTTCACACATCTTATtctatctaataaaaaaatctaggtAAATTTATTTAAGTTAGAAAACTTATCatctttttcttaattttgttaaatacCATTGTTGATGTTATGTTGTGTCATCTCAaacaaattcttcaattttgtatTGAATCGATTGTTACACTAAGATTGTCTATGAGtataatatttgatattttcttgccttagttttcaaatttattcccctaaaaaaattcaaatattattatttcttatgtagaaGAAGCAAGGGAAAACGATGTCACGTATACGAACCCATACTAATCATACCAAAAATAGATACCAATGTCACGTATAATCCAAGCTTAAAAACAAGAAAGCGAATGCAAGTGAAGAAATTTGTTTGTCTTCCAATTTTAATAGAACATGGTACGTAGTATTTATGATTGGATGGGATAGAAGATGACGTGTTAAGGCACTCCaaggcaacaaaaaaaaaatgagatagtTTCTTGGGATATGAGATGTAAGCatgtgagtttaattttttcGTTTAGGAAGCTttttgtaaacttttttttttttttttttgaaggaaaaggaAGCTTTTGTAAACTTATATTGTCTTTATTCCTAAATCCTGCCTTTTTTGTGTGATCACGGCAGGTTGCAATCAAAGTCGTGGGGGCAGGTCCTCtttgattttgagtttgtttttaCCTAAATATCATCTAagttacaaaataaaaacaaaagtaagTCGAATAAagttaaagtatttagatcaaattttgatttaaaatatatcaAGAGTACTACATATTTCTTCAGTTGTACTATGTTTTCTttgtatttgattcaaaatgatgaaaattaatttttatagaattgattttaagagaaatggttttggttgaaattgatttgaattttctttcctttatcAACATATCTATTTGTGTCACTGTGTGTCTTCGTCTTTTCAATCCTCGAGACAAAAGACATATATTTTGATGGAGGATTTAGGAGGTGAAGTTGaaatttatagttttatttaaaaaaaattatagacactgtataaaaagtttaaaataaattaaatgcggttgaaatattatttgattatttattatcttcttatttcaattttgcctcaaaaaaatattgttatttcaaattaaaaaaaattaaatatattttaaaatattgatttagtCCTTAAACCATCTCCTTCAAAACATTCTCAAACTCTAaaggccttttttttttgttgtatccAGGATTCGAACTCCGAACTTTACATCATTGTTCTTACCAACTAAACTAAGTTCACATGAATTCAAACTCTAAAAGCTATTGACCGAagataattttcaaaaacagaaTTATAATTTCCAATCggtatttgttcaaaaaataatttccgGTCGATATTCAACTCACCGTGGAAGAACATAAAATTGGTTTGGGGGTGGAATTGATTCACATGTCTTGGCATCAAACAAAAGTGTGATATAATAGGTAAGACTTAAGTTATTCTAGAAGAATGGTAAATAATTTACCCAAACAACCAATAAGAATTAGCCACCTTAGTAAATTTACAACAAGTAAGCTAGCACAAACAATTTTAATACTAGCAATAATAGTGTGCATGCCAAGAGAATTAAGGGATACAAATTTGGTAAGTGCCATCAGATCCTATAAAATGAATTACAACGAAATGTGCTAGCACAATATTTAATGACATAAAATAACCTGCTAgctaaaattgtagaattaaaaGAGCAGAATTTGCAAGTTGCGATCACAGCCTGTTAAATTTCAAGcattttttttagcttttctttatttttttgaatacaAACAAAAGTCAATTTGACTTATTATCTCCAATCTTGAGTGCAGGTTGCCAATTCAACAATATACATCGTCCTCTTCTTCCTATTCAACAAAAGTCATATTTCCTCCTCCTCCaagttgaataattttaaattttaccgTGACAAAATTATTCCAAAGATTCAacaatctatctatctatctatctatctatatttatttattattatttttgtaaactGAATTTGAGTCATtctaattctaaattttttcttaGGTGACACCTCAAGAAGCACTTCTTTTACTCTCATATAACTCCACACTTTATCTTATAGTTTTTAGAAAACTTATGTaacaaattcttcaatttcGTATTCAATATAATCAAATGTTTAAAGGgtatatatttgatttgatgctCCTATTTTCTTGccttaataatattttcaaatattattaattctTTTGACTATATACCAAGTATTCGAACCAACTGTCACTCTCACCACGCGACCATTGTCATTACCAATGTATTGCCGCAAATAAGTCAGTGTCACTACTCTTCTTCTACCCTCTTCAGGTTCACCCATATCCCAACTTTAATTCTCAGATCACAATGGCTAAATTGTTTTATTccgattaattaattatttttattataaaaaaaatcacaaaatgaatagcaaaaaaaatttagtttttttttacgcaGAACTTTTTTGAGAGATTTAGATAATTCGGCCACATAAAACTAtataatcatgttttttttaattagttgaaagAAGCTAATTCTTCATCAACCACAAGTCAAATGGCCACTTGGAAGATAACGTTCTTTAATTTGCTGAAATTCACATACATtaatattattctattttaatcCCAATTACGGTAAGATAAGGGGTTGGTTTGGTCATGTCTCTTTCCAATTCTTAAACAaa containing:
- the LOC11408239 gene encoding pentatricopeptide repeat-containing protein At1g14470 yields the protein MLKYYSQIGVHSQVFVSLFKHMLQHCDIKPNASFYSVMMKSAGSESMLFLAHVLKSGYDRDHYVRNGILGIYAKYGPIEFARKLFDEMPDRTVADWNVMISGYWKCGNEEEASTLFHVMGDQEISRNVITWTTMITGHAKKGNLKTARMYFDKMPERSVVSWNAMLSGYAQGGAPEETIRLFNDMLSPGNVQPDETTWATVISSCSSLGDPCLSESIVRKLDDKVGFRPNYFVKTALLDMHAKCGNLEAAHKIFEQLGVYKYRSSVPWNAMISAYARVGDLPSAKHLFDKMPQRDTVSWNSMIAGYTQNGESFKAIKLFEEMISSEDSRKPDEVTMVSVFSACGHLGELGLGNWAVSILKVNHIQISISVYNSLINMYSRCGSMQDAVLIFQEMATRDLVSYNTLISGFAEHGHGMESIELLSKMKEDGIEPDRITYIAILTACSHAGLLDEGQRLFESIKFPDVDHYACMIDMLGRAGRLEEAMKLIQSMPMEPHAGIYGSLLNATSIHKQVELGELAAAKLFKVEPHNSGNYALLSNIYASAGRWKEGDKVRDTMRKQGVKKTTGLSWLEHNS